Within Candidatus Poribacteria bacterium, the genomic segment CCTACTCGTCGCAATTCCGCAATAGCCTTGTCCCAATCGGATGTCCGAACGTAACACCAACCACGCAGATAGTGTGCTGCTGCCACTACCTCTATATCTTCAGTCGAATGCAGAAGTTCAAAGAGTGCCGTTCGCGCCAGTGAGTATTCACCGGCATCAAAATGGAGCTGCCCAATCATCAACTGGCTCCGAAACCGAAAAGGTGAATTCGGATAAACGGCTAAAAATTCACGAAGCAGGTGTTCAGCACGCTCAGGTCGGTTTTGGTAGTAATAACTCTGTGCGATCCGGTAATCCGCCACATCCCTGAATTCCGTGTCAGGTCGATAGAAGAGGAGGCGTTTGTATGCCAACCGTGCCGCCCGATAATCGCCCGATTCAAAAAGGTGCTCTGCGTAACGGTGCTGACTTTCCTCGTCAGAGCCACTGCTAATTGCGAACACAATGATGGAAAGAAAAAGAGATGCCGCTGTCATAAAACTCCGTGTCTAAAAGACTTTTCATCAAATATCTATTTGTTTTTCCAATTCATGCTAAATGCTTAGAGGAGTTCACCCAATGCAATATTACCGCGCTGGTGACTTATTTGGGTTTTTGGGAATATACATGCCATAACATCGAATGTTTTCTGGGTAGATGTACCGCTTCAGGTGGAAGAGCGACCTCCACATTATCAAGGGGTTTCCCGTTCTTATCTGTGAATCGGAGATAAAACCCGGTTACTTTCTCCCCCCTTTGAACCACTTTTACGAGGATCTTATTCAGTCCACTTTTTAATTCCACAGGGACGATGTATTCGTCAACTCGCAATCCATACTTTTGATTCGGATTGAAATATACCAGCTTATCATTGAC encodes:
- a CDS encoding tetratricopeptide repeat protein; its protein translation is MTAASLFLSIIVFAISSGSDEESQHRYAEHLFESGDYRAARLAYKRLLFYRPDTEFRDVADYRIAQSYYYQNRPERAEHLLREFLAVYPNSPFRFRSQLMIGQLHFDAGEYSLARTALFELLHSTEDIEVVAAAHYLRGWCYVRTSDWDKAIAELRRVGTPQAAAPHGKNARQLADILLEKTPLPHKSPQLAGWLSTIVPGSGQLYVGRVKEGVLAAVLGGTFMYLVADAIRERRYVDGAGISLIGGQFYWGNRVEAQRFASEYNSHRERELIEALKKSSGR